One genomic segment of Salinigranum rubrum includes these proteins:
- a CDS encoding NuoI/complex I 23 kDa subunit family protein, which produces MIGLLKGMAVTMKHALDGQTFTVEYPEAEPEVSPRFRGVHKFSQERCIWCRQCENVCPNDTIQIVTDDKRNGEQYNLHIGQCIYCRLCEEVCPVDAILLTQNFEFTADTKNEFVYNKEQLKNVPWYKGLDPLNERNPDRNAWVGESDGEVDYQ; this is translated from the coding sequence ATGATCGGACTACTCAAAGGTATGGCAGTGACGATGAAGCACGCGCTCGACGGGCAGACGTTCACCGTCGAGTATCCCGAAGCAGAACCCGAAGTGAGCCCGCGGTTCAGAGGGGTTCACAAGTTCTCACAGGAGCGGTGTATCTGGTGCCGCCAGTGTGAGAACGTCTGTCCGAACGACACCATCCAGATCGTCACGGACGACAAGCGCAACGGCGAGCAGTACAACCTCCACATCGGGCAGTGCATCTACTGCCGGCTCTGTGAGGAGGTCTGCCCCGTCGACGCCATCCTGCTCACCCAGAACTTCGAGTTCACGGCGGACACGAAGAACGAGTTCGTCTACAACAAAGAACAGCTCAAGAACGTCCCCTGGTACAAGGGGCTGGACCCGCTCAACGAGCGCAACCCCGACCGCAACGCGTGGGTCGGCGAAAGCGACGGCGAGGTCGACTACCAGTAA
- a CDS encoding NADH-quinone oxidoreductase subunit J — translation MATVYELAAFLLFALVTIGSSLGVVLVRDVWHSALFLGGALLSVAVHYVMLQAEFLAAMQILVYVGGVLVLITFAVMLTRTEPTDADEPEVSRT, via the coding sequence ATGGCTACCGTTTATGAACTGGCCGCGTTCTTGCTGTTCGCGCTCGTGACGATCGGGAGCAGCCTCGGCGTCGTCCTCGTGCGGGACGTCTGGCACTCCGCACTGTTCCTCGGGGGCGCGCTGTTGAGCGTCGCGGTGCACTACGTGATGTTGCAGGCGGAGTTCCTCGCCGCCATGCAGATCCTCGTCTACGTGGGCGGGGTTCTCGTCCTCATCACGTTCGCCGTGATGCTGACGCGGACGGAACCGACAGACGCGGACGAACCGGAAGTGAGTCGCACATGA
- a CDS encoding NADH-quinone oxidoreductase subunit J family protein — MKPTTRPELDLGSHLVPGLAAVVLFAVMAVAFLNAQFPEPQGFPADASITASIGYAMFNLDFGGVPSESLLVAFEIIDLVLVAALVGAVLLARRENEGRNVSLLTDGGRELKRTLLGEDGDEGTDADAGTDVGADAGGDR; from the coding sequence ATGAAACCAACCACCAGACCCGAACTCGACCTGGGCTCGCATCTCGTGCCGGGGCTCGCGGCAGTCGTGCTGTTCGCGGTCATGGCCGTCGCGTTCCTCAACGCACAGTTCCCCGAACCGCAGGGTTTCCCGGCCGACGCGAGCATCACCGCGAGCATCGGCTACGCGATGTTCAACCTCGACTTCGGCGGCGTCCCCTCGGAGTCGCTCCTCGTCGCGTTCGAGATCATCGACCTCGTGCTCGTGGCGGCGCTCGTGGGCGCGGTCTTACTCGCGCGCCGCGAGAACGAGGGACGGAACGTCTCGCTTCTGACCGACGGCGGGCGAGAACTGAAACGGACCCTCCTCGGCGAGGACGGAGACGAGGGTACCGACGCCGACGCCGGCACCGACGTTGGCGCCGACGCGGGGGGTGACCGCTGA
- the nuoL gene encoding NADH-quinone oxidoreductase subunit L, which translates to MAGIFDFAPAIVLFPFFSFVIALFAGRYMPKGGALAGIAATGGSLLLSIGVTLQVAGGGTYNQTIYTWAEGLEAVDLTFGLLIDPLAAMMLVIVSLVAFLVHVFSLGYMNDEGETGLPRYYAALGLFTASMLGFVVSDNLLMAFMFFELVGLCSYLLIGFWFREAGPPSAAKKAFLVTRFGDYFFLVGVVAVFATFGTAAFAGEGSFPVLAEEAVAGAAEGVNTFGFAPQTWFTVVGLLVLGGVVGKSAQFPLHTWLPDAMEGPTPVSALIHAATMVAAGVYLVARMYGFYAVSPTALAIIALVGGFTALFAATMGVVKREIKQVLAYSTISQYGYIMLGLGAGGYVAATFHLMTHAFFKALLFLGAGSVIIAMHHNENMWDMGGLKEKMPVTYYAFLSGSLALAGIFPFSGFWSKDEVLYETLIHGLGGSPLLLAAYAMGLLAVFFTGFYTFRMVFLTFHGEPRSDIARDPHGVRWNVKGPLAVLGVLAAVTGVVNMVPVEKLLGIGGIDFLHQWLDGGFESLTAHHYGDVLPYSSAYIGGEAATVAIGAAVSLALALGGAALAHVLYNVPEPEEHTDRLGSIKTVLYNNYYQDEYQVWLAEDVVRPIARVADKFDQGVVDGVVNGVSSVSLMSGSRIRRVQTGVVSNYAVLLTLGLTALLVVFGLMGGWFA; encoded by the coding sequence ATGGCAGGGATATTCGACTTCGCGCCGGCCATCGTTCTCTTCCCGTTCTTCTCGTTCGTGATCGCCCTCTTCGCCGGGCGATACATGCCGAAGGGCGGGGCGCTGGCGGGCATCGCGGCGACGGGCGGATCGCTCCTCCTCTCCATCGGCGTGACCTTACAGGTCGCCGGTGGCGGGACGTACAACCAGACCATCTACACGTGGGCCGAGGGGCTGGAGGCGGTCGACCTCACGTTCGGCCTCCTCATCGACCCGCTCGCGGCGATGATGCTCGTCATCGTCTCGCTCGTCGCGTTCCTCGTCCACGTCTTCTCGCTCGGCTACATGAACGACGAGGGCGAGACGGGGCTACCGAGATACTACGCCGCCCTGGGGCTGTTCACCGCCTCGATGCTCGGGTTCGTCGTCAGCGACAATCTGCTGATGGCGTTCATGTTCTTCGAGCTGGTGGGGTTGTGTTCGTATCTCCTCATCGGCTTCTGGTTCCGCGAGGCCGGCCCGCCCTCGGCAGCCAAGAAAGCGTTCCTGGTCACCCGGTTCGGTGACTACTTCTTCCTCGTCGGCGTCGTCGCCGTCTTCGCGACGTTCGGCACCGCGGCGTTCGCGGGTGAGGGGTCGTTCCCCGTCCTCGCCGAAGAGGCCGTCGCGGGTGCGGCCGAGGGCGTGAACACGTTCGGCTTCGCGCCGCAGACGTGGTTCACGGTCGTCGGCCTGCTCGTCCTCGGCGGCGTCGTGGGCAAGTCCGCACAGTTCCCGCTGCACACGTGGCTGCCCGACGCCATGGAGGGTCCCACCCCGGTGTCGGCGCTCATCCACGCCGCGACGATGGTCGCCGCGGGCGTCTACCTCGTCGCGCGCATGTACGGCTTCTACGCCGTCTCCCCCACCGCACTGGCCATCATCGCGCTCGTCGGCGGGTTCACGGCGCTCTTCGCGGCGACGATGGGCGTCGTCAAGCGCGAGATCAAGCAGGTGCTGGCGTACTCGACAATCTCTCAGTACGGCTACATCATGCTCGGACTGGGCGCGGGTGGGTACGTCGCCGCGACGTTCCACCTGATGACCCACGCGTTCTTCAAGGCGCTCCTGTTCTTGGGCGCGGGGTCGGTCATCATCGCGATGCACCACAACGAGAACATGTGGGACATGGGCGGTCTGAAGGAGAAGATGCCCGTGACCTACTACGCGTTCCTCTCGGGGTCGCTCGCGCTCGCGGGCATCTTCCCGTTCTCGGGCTTCTGGTCGAAGGACGAGGTGCTCTACGAGACGCTCATCCACGGCCTGGGCGGGTCACCGCTCCTGCTGGCCGCGTACGCGATGGGGCTCCTCGCCGTCTTCTTCACCGGCTTCTACACCTTCCGGATGGTGTTCCTCACCTTCCACGGTGAGCCGCGCTCGGACATCGCGCGGGACCCACACGGCGTGCGCTGGAACGTGAAGGGACCGCTCGCGGTCCTCGGCGTCCTCGCGGCCGTCACGGGGGTCGTCAACATGGTCCCGGTCGAGAAGCTCCTCGGCATCGGCGGCATCGACTTCCTCCACCAGTGGCTCGACGGCGGCTTCGAGTCGCTCACCGCCCACCACTACGGCGACGTGCTTCCCTACTCGTCGGCGTACATCGGCGGTGAGGCGGCGACGGTGGCCATCGGTGCGGCCGTCTCGCTCGCGCTTGCGCTCGGCGGTGCGGCTCTCGCACACGTGCTGTACAACGTCCCCGAACCCGAGGAACACACCGACCGGCTCGGGAGCATCAAGACGGTGCTGTACAACAACTACTACCAGGACGAGTACCAGGTCTGGCTCGCCGAAGACGTCGTCCGGCCCATCGCCCGGGTCGCCGACAAGTTCGATCAGGGCGTCGTCGACGGCGTCGTCAACGGCGTCTCCTCGGTCAGCCTCATGAGCGGCTCGCGGATTCGCCGCGTCCAGACGGGCGTCGTCTCCAACTACGCCGTCCTCTTGACGCTCGGGCTGACCGCGCTCCTGGTCGTGTTCGGTCTGATGGGAGGTTGGTTCGCATGA
- a CDS encoding complex I subunit 4 family protein, protein MIIEALIAFTFVAALAVLVAPDEYAGRLAFVLSLPPVAGALWMWSQFDASGNALMDGTIAFETDIVWFTLGGLDLHWFVGVDGISLPLVVLTTILSSLAIVSAWTPISERQSQFYGLMLFMEANLLGVFTALDFFVWFVFWEAVLVPMYFLVGVWGGPRRKYAAIKFFVYTNIASLVMFIGFIALVFGLGDSIGSLRLPEVAMALRAGELGSLFGIQAPTLAAAAFVAMFVGFAVKVPVAPLHTWLPDAHVEAPTPVSVMLAGVLLKMGTYALLRFNFTMLPEVAVDLAVPIAILAVVSVIYGALLALAQEDLKRIVAYSSVSSMGYVILGLIAYTTYGVGGATFQMVAHGLISGLMFMTVGVVYNTTHTRMVGDMSGIADRMPVTAGIFVAGAFAYMGLPLMAGFAGEFFIFKGSFESTTFSGMPLFTAAAMFGIVIVAGYLLFAMQRTLFGPFRFDGEYTITEAPVHDVAPLAVLLALIIVLGVAPDLFFGMIQDAVNPILGGVS, encoded by the coding sequence ATGATCATCGAAGCACTCATCGCCTTCACGTTCGTCGCCGCCCTCGCCGTCCTCGTCGCCCCCGACGAGTACGCCGGTCGGCTGGCGTTCGTGCTCAGTCTGCCCCCGGTCGCCGGGGCGCTCTGGATGTGGTCACAGTTCGACGCGAGCGGGAACGCCCTGATGGACGGGACCATCGCGTTCGAGACAGACATCGTCTGGTTCACTCTCGGAGGACTGGACCTCCACTGGTTCGTCGGCGTCGACGGCATCTCGCTGCCGCTCGTCGTCCTGACGACTATCCTGTCGTCGCTCGCCATCGTCTCGGCGTGGACTCCCATCTCCGAGCGGCAGAGCCAGTTCTACGGCCTGATGCTGTTCATGGAGGCCAACCTCCTGGGCGTCTTTACGGCGCTGGACTTCTTCGTCTGGTTCGTCTTCTGGGAGGCCGTCCTCGTCCCGATGTACTTCCTCGTCGGCGTCTGGGGCGGCCCCCGTCGGAAGTACGCCGCGATCAAGTTCTTCGTCTACACGAACATCGCCTCGCTGGTGATGTTCATCGGCTTCATCGCCTTGGTGTTCGGACTGGGCGACTCCATCGGGTCGCTGCGCCTGCCGGAGGTGGCGATGGCGCTCCGTGCGGGCGAACTCGGCTCGCTGTTCGGCATCCAGGCACCGACGCTCGCCGCGGCCGCGTTCGTGGCGATGTTCGTCGGCTTCGCGGTGAAGGTGCCCGTCGCCCCGCTGCACACGTGGCTGCCCGACGCCCACGTCGAGGCACCCACGCCCGTGTCGGTGATGCTGGCGGGCGTCCTCCTGAAGATGGGGACCTACGCCCTGCTGCGATTCAACTTCACGATGCTTCCGGAGGTGGCCGTCGACCTCGCGGTGCCCATCGCCATCCTCGCCGTCGTGAGCGTCATCTACGGCGCGCTGCTCGCTCTGGCCCAGGAGGACCTCAAGCGCATCGTCGCGTACTCGTCCGTCTCGTCGATGGGGTACGTCATCCTCGGCCTCATCGCCTACACGACGTACGGCGTCGGCGGCGCGACGTTCCAGATGGTCGCCCACGGCCTCATCTCGGGGCTGATGTTCATGACCGTCGGCGTCGTCTACAACACGACCCACACCCGGATGGTCGGCGACATGTCCGGCATCGCGGATCGGATGCCCGTCACCGCGGGCATCTTCGTCGCCGGCGCGTTCGCCTACATGGGCCTGCCGCTGATGGCCGGCTTCGCCGGCGAGTTCTTCATCTTCAAGGGCTCGTTCGAGTCGACGACGTTCTCCGGCATGCCGCTCTTCACGGCGGCGGCGATGTTCGGCATCGTCATCGTCGCAGGTTACCTGCTCTTCGCGATGCAGCGCACGCTGTTCGGTCCGTTCCGGTTCGACGGCGAGTACACCATCACGGAGGCGCCCGTCCACGACGTGGCTCCCCTGGCCGTCCTGTTGGCGCTCATCATCGTGCTCGGCGTCGCCCCGGACCTGTTCTTCGGGATGATCCAAGACGCCGTCAACCCCATCCTGGGAGGTGTCTCGTAG
- a CDS encoding NADH-quinone oxidoreductase subunit N: MFADLTRVALQSSTLPDWAATAPILALAVASLVLLLADTVDPDTSNSTLLASIAVVGSLVSFGIAAWYLVAGTGQPSTGGPIELYGSSLVIDGMALFFQLIFASVTALVVVASYDYLKGEDYQGEFYSLVLFAATGMALMAASNSLATVFVSLELASLPSYALVAFLKRNRGSVEASLKYFLIGAVSSAVLAFGISLVYAATGTLVLGDVASGIAESSGLVGVVGVGVFMIIGGFAFKTASVPFHFWAPEAYEGAPAPISGFLSSASKAAGFAVAFRVFTVAFPVSELVPMGVDWPLAFAVLAVVTMTLGNFAAATQENVKRMLAYSSIGHAGYALIGLAAVSGGGPNGDVIGAAMAHLMVYGFMNTGAFIFIAMTEYWDLGRTFEDLNGLSTQAPMACLAMTVFMFSLAGLPPFGGFLSKYALFYSAIEGGFWWLAAVGAINSALSLFYYSRVVKAMWIEDPVSEFEIESRPMGLYVAIMAAALGTVLLLPAFAPVVETAQASAAALF, encoded by the coding sequence ATGTTCGCTGACCTCACACGCGTCGCGCTCCAGTCGTCGACGCTGCCAGACTGGGCCGCAACGGCGCCCATTCTGGCGCTCGCCGTGGCGTCGCTCGTCCTGCTGCTCGCCGACACGGTCGACCCCGACACGTCCAACAGCACGCTGCTCGCGAGCATCGCGGTCGTCGGCTCGCTCGTGTCGTTCGGTATCGCCGCCTGGTACCTCGTCGCCGGCACCGGCCAGCCGTCGACGGGCGGTCCCATCGAACTGTACGGTTCCTCCCTCGTGATCGACGGGATGGCGCTGTTCTTCCAGCTCATCTTCGCCTCGGTCACGGCGCTCGTGGTCGTCGCCTCCTACGACTACCTCAAGGGCGAGGACTACCAGGGCGAGTTCTACTCGCTCGTCCTCTTCGCGGCCACGGGGATGGCGCTCATGGCGGCCTCGAACTCGCTGGCGACCGTGTTCGTCTCGCTCGAACTCGCCTCGCTCCCCTCGTACGCGCTCGTCGCGTTCCTCAAGCGCAATCGGGGCAGCGTCGAGGCGAGCCTCAAGTACTTCCTCATCGGGGCCGTCTCCTCGGCCGTTCTGGCGTTCGGTATCTCGCTCGTCTACGCGGCGACCGGGACGCTCGTCCTCGGCGACGTCGCGAGCGGTATCGCGGAGTCGAGCGGTCTCGTCGGCGTCGTCGGCGTCGGCGTCTTCATGATCATCGGCGGCTTCGCGTTCAAGACCGCCTCCGTCCCGTTCCACTTCTGGGCGCCGGAGGCGTACGAAGGCGCGCCCGCGCCCATCTCGGGCTTCCTCTCCTCGGCGTCGAAGGCCGCCGGGTTCGCCGTCGCGTTCCGCGTGTTCACGGTGGCGTTCCCCGTGAGCGAGTTGGTCCCGATGGGCGTCGACTGGCCGCTCGCCTTCGCCGTCCTCGCCGTCGTGACGATGACGCTCGGCAACTTCGCCGCGGCGACCCAGGAGAACGTCAAGCGCATGCTGGCGTACTCCTCCATCGGGCACGCGGGCTACGCGCTCATCGGCCTCGCCGCCGTCTCCGGCGGCGGGCCGAACGGTGACGTCATCGGTGCGGCGATGGCACACCTCATGGTCTACGGCTTCATGAACACCGGCGCGTTCATCTTCATCGCCATGACCGAGTACTGGGACCTCGGCCGGACGTTCGAGGACCTCAACGGCCTCTCGACGCAGGCACCGATGGCCTGTCTCGCCATGACCGTCTTCATGTTCTCCCTGGCCGGGCTCCCACCGTTCGGCGGCTTCCTCTCGAAGTACGCCCTCTTCTACTCGGCCATCGAGGGCGGCTTCTGGTGGCTCGCGGCCGTCGGCGCGATCAACAGCGCCCTGTCGCTGTTCTACTACTCGCGCGTCGTGAAGGCGATGTGGATCGAAGACCCCGTGAGCGAGTTCGAAATCGAGTCGCGGCCCATGGGGCTGTACGTCGCCATCATGGCCGCGGCGCTCGGAACCGTCCTGCTGCTGCCGGCGTTCGCGCCCGTCGTCGAGACGGCGCAGGCTTCGGCGGCGGCGCTGTTCTAG
- a CDS encoding ester cyclase, whose amino-acid sequence MVAIAFEDNTELHVNIEAEELWSEGNTDVLDEYYTDDFVYHGPDGDLDMDGYRTHASEFREAFPDCHVAVHETVLDGDLTVARFTYSGTWEGTFRGMESNGSSFSVDGISMARIEDGKFAEIWRYTDRMAMMTQLGLVDLPA is encoded by the coding sequence ATGGTCGCAATCGCGTTCGAGGACAACACTGAACTGCACGTGAACATCGAAGCGGAAGAGCTGTGGAGCGAGGGGAACACGGACGTACTCGACGAGTACTACACGGACGATTTCGTCTACCACGGCCCGGACGGTGACCTCGACATGGACGGCTACCGGACACACGCCTCCGAGTTCCGCGAGGCGTTCCCCGACTGCCACGTCGCGGTCCACGAGACTGTGCTGGACGGCGACCTGACCGTCGCCCGGTTCACGTACAGCGGCACGTGGGAGGGGACGTTCAGAGGGATGGAGTCGAACGGGTCGTCCTTCTCGGTCGACGGCATCAGCATGGCCCGAATCGAGGACGGCAAGTTCGCCGAAATCTGGCGCTACACCGACCGGATGGCGATGATGACCCAGCTGGGACTCGTCGACCTTCCCGCGTAG
- a CDS encoding DHH family phosphoesterase, which produces MSRPSRLVLGWSPVARAVVRSVRSRRGTLSVVAEARSRVESLRDEGVDATMGDPTDPETYPSDVTTVVVAGADSDQNLDAARVARERFPDALVVAYAGSNPSDETLAALGEVADRVVDPHESAAGAFLDTATGATVTRVTRLLRVLRGIDGTLAVVMHDNPDPDAIASALALVRIADAVGVDAVPCYFGEVSHQENRALINLLDLSLTNLEPGTTMDEYGGIALVDHSRPGVNDGLPSDTRVDVAIDHHPPRAPVEARCLDLRSGVGATSTLLTEYLRRLRIDPDRTLATALLFGIRVDTNDFSREVSDADFEAAAFLCPHVDHSALDRIEEPSMGPEVLDLLARAIRNRAVRGDALATNVGEISDRDALAQAADRLLDMEGVRLTLVYGYRDDTVYASGRARGTDVDLGETLRDAFGSIGSAGGHADMAGAQIDLGVWKEAYVEGAEQFEDLVTEVISARFFETLETAPASLLGGAGELGFEYPFEG; this is translated from the coding sequence ATGTCGCGGCCCAGTCGGTTGGTGCTCGGGTGGAGCCCCGTCGCCCGCGCGGTCGTCCGGTCCGTCCGGTCGCGTCGGGGGACGCTCTCCGTCGTCGCTGAGGCTCGCAGCCGCGTCGAGTCTCTGCGCGACGAGGGCGTCGACGCGACGATGGGCGACCCGACCGACCCCGAGACGTACCCCAGTGACGTGACGACGGTCGTCGTCGCCGGTGCCGACAGCGACCAGAACCTCGACGCCGCCCGGGTCGCCCGCGAGCGGTTCCCGGACGCGCTCGTCGTCGCGTACGCCGGGAGCAATCCGAGCGACGAGACCCTCGCGGCGCTCGGAGAAGTCGCCGACCGCGTCGTCGACCCTCACGAGTCGGCCGCAGGGGCGTTTCTCGACACGGCGACGGGCGCGACGGTGACGCGCGTCACCCGCCTCCTGCGCGTCCTCCGTGGAATCGATGGGACGCTGGCCGTCGTGATGCACGACAACCCCGACCCCGACGCCATCGCCTCGGCGCTCGCGCTCGTCCGCATCGCCGACGCCGTCGGCGTCGACGCCGTCCCCTGTTACTTCGGCGAGGTCTCCCATCAGGAGAACCGGGCGCTCATCAACCTGCTCGACCTCTCTCTCACGAACCTCGAACCGGGGACGACGATGGACGAGTACGGCGGTATCGCGCTCGTCGACCACTCGCGCCCGGGCGTCAACGACGGTCTCCCCTCGGACACGCGCGTCGACGTCGCCATCGACCACCACCCGCCGCGCGCGCCGGTCGAAGCGCGCTGTCTCGACTTGCGAAGCGGGGTCGGCGCGACGAGCACGCTCCTGACCGAGTACCTCCGACGGCTCCGAATCGACCCCGACCGGACGCTCGCGACGGCCCTGTTGTTCGGTATCCGCGTCGACACGAACGACTTCTCCCGGGAGGTGTCCGACGCGGACTTCGAGGCGGCCGCGTTCCTCTGTCCGCACGTCGACCACTCGGCGCTCGACCGCATCGAGGAGCCGAGCATGGGGCCGGAGGTGCTCGACCTGCTCGCGCGAGCCATCCGCAACCGCGCGGTTCGGGGCGACGCGCTGGCGACGAACGTCGGGGAGATATCCGACCGCGACGCGCTCGCGCAGGCGGCGGACCGCCTCCTCGACATGGAGGGCGTCCGCCTCACGCTCGTCTACGGCTACCGCGACGACACCGTCTACGCCTCCGGCCGCGCCCGAGGGACCGACGTCGACCTCGGCGAGACGCTGCGCGACGCGTTCGGCTCCATCGGGAGCGCCGGCGGTCACGCCGACATGGCCGGGGCGCAGATCGACCTCGGCGTCTGGAAGGAAGCGTACGTCGAAGGCGCGGAGCAGTTCGAGGACCTCGTCACGGAGGTCATCAGCGCCCGGTTCTTCGAGACGCTCGAAACCGCCCCCGCATCGCTGCTCGGCGGCGCCGGCGAACTCGGCTTCGAGTACCCGTTCGAGGGGTGA
- a CDS encoding CBS pair associated ParBc domain-containing protein: MPGKATVKEYMTRDVATVSPTDTVAAVAQRIVESDGHNGFPVCESRKVEGFVTASDLLLADDDALIFTVMTEDLIVAHPDMDINDAARVILRSGIRKLPVVDDAGNLVGIISNTDVIRSQIERATPEKVGKLMRTLEQIHGIKVHEERDSVDLDDLIPTQARVYADELEGRQYELENGLAEPLVVIDNAGTHLLADGHHRVMAADRLGVEEMDAYVIVVDDPVELGMQRTARKEGLDSIQDIEVVDYARHPLVETTRRLQ; encoded by the coding sequence ATGCCCGGGAAGGCGACCGTCAAGGAGTACATGACGCGCGACGTCGCGACGGTCTCTCCGACCGACACCGTCGCCGCGGTCGCACAGCGCATCGTCGAGAGCGACGGACACAACGGTTTCCCCGTCTGTGAGTCGCGCAAGGTCGAGGGGTTCGTCACCGCGAGTGACCTCCTCCTCGCGGACGACGACGCGCTCATCTTCACCGTGATGACGGAGGACCTCATCGTCGCCCACCCGGACATGGACATCAACGACGCCGCGCGCGTCATCCTCCGCTCCGGCATCCGAAAGCTCCCGGTCGTCGACGACGCGGGCAACCTCGTCGGCATCATCTCCAACACGGACGTCATCCGCTCACAGATCGAACGCGCCACGCCCGAAAAAGTGGGCAAGCTGATGCGGACGCTCGAACAGATCCACGGCATCAAGGTCCACGAGGAGCGCGACTCCGTCGACCTCGACGACCTCATCCCGACGCAGGCGCGCGTCTACGCCGACGAACTCGAAGGCCGACAGTACGAACTCGAGAACGGCCTCGCCGAACCGCTCGTCGTCATCGACAACGCGGGGACGCACTTACTCGCCGACGGCCACCACCGCGTGATGGCCGCCGACCGCCTCGGCGTCGAGGAGATGGACGCCTACGTCATCGTCGTCGACGACCCCGTCGAACTGGGGATGCAGCGCACCGCCCGAAAGGAGGGGCTCGACTCCATCCAGGACATCGAGGTGGTCGACTACGCCCGTCACCCGCTCGTGGAGACGACCCGGCGCCTCCAGTGA
- a CDS encoding DUF7543 family protein, whose product MGWTETDPDDPEVVAEWSREDAWATLRVRRRRDDGWVVRLDRLTQAPEGSLYLEERVETRDEADAVVAAWREAYDVEE is encoded by the coding sequence ATGGGCTGGACGGAGACGGACCCCGACGACCCCGAGGTGGTGGCCGAGTGGAGCCGCGAGGACGCCTGGGCGACGCTCCGGGTCAGACGGCGGCGCGACGACGGATGGGTCGTACGGCTCGACCGACTCACGCAGGCGCCCGAGGGTTCGCTCTACCTCGAAGAGCGCGTCGAGACGCGGGACGAGGCCGACGCGGTCGTCGCGGCGTGGCGCGAGGCGTACGACGTCGAGGAGTAG
- a CDS encoding MOSC domain-containing protein, protein MNGNGTVERVFVAPAAEAEMEERADVEAVAGGGLRGDRYFDERETGTFVGWEPGEERDDGYDITLIELEAVAAIEREAGIELAPGEHRRNVETRDVALNHLVGHRFRVGEVVCRGDRLCEPCHHLQRLTRDGVLDALVHRGGLRADIVDGGVIRPGDVVEPLG, encoded by the coding sequence ATGAACGGGAACGGAACCGTCGAACGAGTTTTCGTCGCCCCCGCGGCCGAAGCCGAGATGGAAGAACGGGCCGACGTCGAAGCGGTCGCCGGTGGTGGTCTCCGGGGCGACCGGTACTTCGACGAGAGAGAGACGGGAACGTTCGTGGGGTGGGAGCCAGGCGAGGAACGCGACGACGGGTACGACATCACGCTGATCGAACTGGAGGCCGTCGCAGCGATAGAGCGCGAGGCGGGGATCGAACTCGCCCCGGGCGAACACCGGCGGAACGTCGAGACGCGCGACGTCGCGCTCAATCACCTCGTCGGACACCGCTTTCGCGTCGGCGAGGTCGTGTGTCGAGGGGACAGACTGTGTGAACCGTGTCATCACCTCCAGCGTCTCACGCGAGACGGGGTCTTGGACGCCCTCGTCCACCGAGGGGGACTCCGAGCGGATATCGTTGACGGCGGCGTGATTCGACCCGGCGACGTCGTCGAACCGCTCGGGTAA